The Salminus brasiliensis chromosome 3, fSalBra1.hap2, whole genome shotgun sequence genome contains a region encoding:
- the asf1ba gene encoding histone chaperone asf1b-A yields the protein MAKVQVLNVAVLDNPSPFGNPFQFEITFECMEDLPEDLEWKIIYVGSAESEEYDQTLDSVLVGPVPAGRHMFVFQADAPNTGLIPESDAVGVTVVLITCTYRGQEFIRIGYYVNNEYTDAELRENPPLKPDYGQLQRNILASNPRVTRFHINWEGCSEKMEDSENVDPAPNAMLPPSCPPGKAPPLGLMPDNSMDCL from the exons ATGGCCAAAGTACAGGTGTTAAACGTTGCCGTTCTGGACAACCCGAGTCCTTTTGGGAACCCTTTCCAGTTTGAGATCACGTTTGAGTGCATGGAGGACCTTCCGGAAG ATCTTGAATGGAAAATCATTTACGTTGGCTCAGCCGAGAGTGAGGAGTATGACCAGACTCTTGACTCCGTCCTGGTAGGCCCGGTCCCAGCAGGAAGACACATGTTTGTGTTCCAG GCTGATGCCCCAAACACGGGCCTGATACCCGAGAGCGATGCTGTGGGCGTCACTGTTGTCCTGATCACCTGCACCTACAGAGGACAGGAGTTTATCCGCATTGGTTACTACGTCAACAACGAGTACACCGATGCTGAGCTCCGGGAGAACCCACCCCTTAAACCTGATTATGGCCAG CTCCAGAGAAACATTTTGGCATCGAACCCACGTGTAACCAGATTCCATATCAACTGGGAGGGATGTTCAGAGAAGATGGAGGATTCCGAGAACGTGGATCCCGCTCCCAACGCGATGCTGCCCCCTTCGTGCCCTCCAGGCAAAGCACCTCCCCTCGGGTTAATGCCAGACAACTCCATGGACTGCTTGTGA
- the crb3a gene encoding protein crumbs homolog 3a, with protein MDSRPAAMLRTGLAAGSALLLVLGNASAQENSTVPANTTDTPGPQGPNIVAIVVPIVVVLALVVAGVLVFLFCVVKKKRQTEGTYRPSSEEQTGARSVEAPNTLKLPKEERLI; from the exons ATGGACTCCAGGCCGGCAGCGATGCTTCGGACGGGGCTAGCGGCAGGGAGTGCTCTGCTGCTGGTTCTTGGAAATGCTTCGGCCCAAG AAAACAGCACAGTGCCAGCTAATACCACGGACACCCCCGGCCCACAA GGGCCGAACATCGTCGCGATTGTGGTGCCAATCGTGGTGGTTCTCGCGCTGGTGGTGGCGGGGGTGCTGGTCTTCCTCTTCTGTGTGGTGAAGAAGAAGAGGCAGACGGAAGGAACTTACAGGCCGAGTTCTGAGGAGCAGACAGGAGCGCGAAGCGTGGAGGCACCGAACACTCTCAAACTGCCCAAGGAGGAGAGACTTATCTGA